The following are encoded together in the Weissella soli genome:
- the mltG gene encoding endolytic transglycosylase MltG, translated as MEFEPRSARSQDTHKKRRIWPWIVVLIIVAILGFGGYKGYQLYTAHQAATDYTAVNPKSTKKKEIHIPAGATTTDIAQVLAKAGLVRSTTPVLNYLAVHGAENLKAGYFQLSKAMPIKTLIAKIEAGGTSYPLNNTHAVIVREGEMASDIADEVAAKTKFSKQDFLKALNDTTFLTFLNKTYPGFLDSAIASKKTRYKLEGYLYPATYDITSVKSVKDLIQIMVSTEYDNVQPLLSDIKKADMTTQEVLTLASIVEKEGVDAKNRAIIAGVFLNRLAINMPIQSDITVKYALNSDKVNLTNADVQVNSPYNLYKNSGLGPGPFNSPSLESIKAVLNPKDRDKDYLYFVANLKTGAIVYNHDYAKHQAAASSLESINNQVADEASSKKSSK; from the coding sequence ATGGAGTTCGAACCTCGATCAGCTCGAAGCCAAGATACACATAAAAAGCGTCGTATTTGGCCTTGGATTGTGGTGCTAATTATTGTCGCCATCCTTGGCTTTGGTGGATATAAGGGCTATCAATTGTACACAGCACATCAGGCTGCCACGGATTACACCGCGGTGAATCCAAAGAGCACTAAGAAAAAGGAAATTCACATTCCTGCGGGGGCAACGACAACGGACATTGCGCAAGTTTTGGCTAAAGCCGGGTTAGTCCGTTCAACAACGCCGGTGCTTAATTATTTAGCGGTTCATGGTGCAGAAAATTTAAAGGCCGGCTATTTTCAATTGAGTAAAGCAATGCCAATTAAGACATTGATTGCTAAAATTGAGGCCGGTGGGACCAGCTATCCATTGAATAATACACATGCGGTCATCGTGCGTGAAGGTGAGATGGCTTCAGATATTGCTGATGAAGTCGCTGCCAAGACTAAGTTTTCAAAGCAAGATTTCTTGAAGGCATTGAATGATACTACCTTTTTGACGTTCTTGAATAAGACCTATCCGGGTTTCTTGGATTCAGCGATTGCATCAAAGAAAACTCGTTACAAGTTAGAGGGCTATTTGTACCCGGCAACTTATGATATTACGAGCGTAAAATCAGTTAAAGATTTAATTCAAATCATGGTTTCAACTGAATACGATAATGTGCAACCCTTGTTGTCAGACATCAAAAAGGCTGATATGACTACCCAGGAAGTCTTAACCCTCGCTTCAATTGTTGAAAAAGAAGGTGTTGATGCTAAAAACCGGGCTATTATTGCCGGTGTGTTCTTGAATCGTTTAGCAATTAATATGCCAATTCAATCAGACATCACAGTCAAGTATGCCCTGAATTCTGATAAGGTGAACCTGACAAATGCAGATGTGCAAGTTAACTCGCCTTATAACTTGTACAAGAATTCCGGCTTGGGGCCAGGACCATTTAACAGTCCGAGCTTGGAGTCTATCAAGGCAGTTTTGAATCCCAAAGATCGGGATAAAGATTACTTGTACTTCGTGGCTAATTTGAAGACAGGTGCCATTGTGTACAATCACGATTATGCTAAACACCAAGCTGCAGCGTCATCACTTGAATCGATTAACAATCAAGTGGCTGATGAGGCGTCTTCTAAGAAGTCATCAAAGTAA
- the pheT gene encoding phenylalanine--tRNA ligase subunit beta, which produces MKVSVNWLRDYMPIEVPVNELAEKISRTVVEIEGQYQPQANMKNVVIAKVLSVEPHPDSDHMVITQVDAGEAEPIQIVTGAPNVAAGQTVILAKHGSIIGGGQKIRKSKLRGVASNGMLAALQEIGFEDKVAPKNFEEGIWVFDEVDAGELTPGEDALHVLGLDDDIIETGITPNRADLFSMNGTAWEVAAILEEQPTLPSFELVESDTQTADLLTAEAPGELAPKYALRVVQGVKVQDSPLWLQKRLWNMGIRPISNVVDVTNYMLLQYGQPLHAFDYDKLPAHDIKVRHAYADEKIVTLDGQERVTNPQDIVIAAGNEGLMFAGVMGGASTEVTTDTVNIVLEGAVFEPRAIRHTARDQNLHSEASTRFERGVNVEDTFTALDHAAALIAELAGGTVAAGRVVAQDFTYVAPVVEVTVDKINHVLGTVITVAEVAAIFDRLFFDYVETNGKFTVTIPARRWDITISADLIEEVARLYGYDNLPATLPTGATTPGKLTVKQALIRASRHTLEGLGLDQAISYVLTTPAKAARFALHAGQPIQLDYPMSQDRQQTRVSLLTGLLDDVAYNVARKQSDIALYEQGRVFVSDGDTTQRPAEIEHLAGVIAGNWLPKTWATPAKKADFFVLKGVVEQLLANYALAQSVRFEANGAREDMHPGRTADIYVGETLIGFIGQIHPLTAKEYGIGETYGFELNLAAILILPKNKTNYEAISKFPAIARDLAILVTADTTAAAVRETIITAGGQHLHDVTLFDVYSGTNVAAGMKSLAYALTFVDPEKTLVDDEINAAVAKIEQKLAENHHAEIR; this is translated from the coding sequence ATGAAGGTATCAGTTAATTGGTTGCGTGATTACATGCCAATCGAAGTGCCAGTCAATGAACTGGCAGAAAAAATATCACGGACAGTGGTTGAAATTGAAGGACAATATCAGCCACAAGCTAATATGAAGAATGTTGTCATTGCCAAGGTGTTGAGTGTGGAGCCACATCCTGATTCAGACCATATGGTTATTACCCAAGTGGACGCTGGTGAAGCCGAGCCCATTCAAATTGTGACTGGGGCACCTAATGTGGCGGCTGGTCAAACCGTCATTTTGGCCAAGCATGGTTCCATCATTGGTGGTGGTCAAAAAATTCGTAAGAGCAAGCTACGTGGGGTTGCTTCTAATGGTATGTTGGCCGCGTTGCAAGAAATCGGTTTTGAAGATAAGGTAGCACCGAAGAATTTCGAAGAAGGTATCTGGGTCTTTGATGAAGTGGATGCTGGTGAATTGACCCCTGGTGAAGATGCCTTGCATGTGCTCGGATTAGATGATGACATCATTGAAACGGGGATTACACCTAACCGGGCAGATTTATTTTCGATGAACGGTACAGCATGGGAAGTTGCGGCTATTTTAGAAGAACAGCCAACTTTACCCTCATTTGAACTAGTTGAAAGTGATACCCAAACGGCGGACTTGTTGACAGCTGAAGCACCTGGTGAATTGGCCCCGAAGTATGCTTTACGGGTTGTTCAGGGTGTCAAGGTACAAGATTCACCCCTTTGGTTGCAAAAGCGCTTGTGGAATATGGGTATTCGGCCCATTTCAAACGTTGTTGATGTAACAAATTATATGTTGCTACAATACGGCCAACCATTGCATGCCTTTGATTATGATAAGTTGCCAGCTCATGATATCAAAGTCCGTCATGCTTATGCGGATGAGAAAATTGTGACTTTGGATGGTCAAGAACGCGTGACGAACCCGCAAGACATCGTGATTGCAGCGGGCAATGAAGGGTTGATGTTTGCCGGGGTTATGGGAGGCGCCTCAACTGAAGTGACGACTGACACGGTCAATATTGTGTTGGAGGGGGCTGTTTTTGAACCACGGGCTATCCGCCACACTGCACGTGACCAGAACCTGCATTCAGAGGCTTCGACACGCTTTGAACGTGGGGTTAATGTTGAGGATACCTTTACAGCTTTGGATCATGCGGCGGCTCTGATTGCAGAGTTAGCAGGTGGTACAGTTGCTGCTGGACGGGTTGTCGCGCAAGACTTCACCTATGTCGCACCAGTTGTTGAAGTGACTGTTGATAAAATTAATCATGTGTTAGGGACGGTGATTACGGTTGCCGAAGTTGCTGCGATTTTTGATCGGTTGTTCTTTGATTATGTTGAGACGAATGGAAAGTTCACGGTAACCATCCCAGCAAGACGGTGGGATATCACGATTTCAGCTGATTTGATTGAAGAAGTCGCGCGTTTGTACGGCTATGATAACTTACCTGCAACGTTGCCTACTGGTGCAACGACTCCCGGCAAGTTGACGGTTAAGCAGGCTCTGATTCGGGCCTCACGCCACACTTTGGAGGGACTTGGGTTGGACCAAGCGATCTCATACGTGTTGACGACACCAGCGAAGGCGGCTCGGTTTGCTTTGCACGCAGGTCAGCCCATTCAACTGGACTATCCGATGTCACAAGACCGCCAACAAACCCGGGTGAGCTTATTAACCGGTTTGTTGGATGATGTCGCTTATAACGTTGCCCGCAAGCAAAGCGATATCGCGCTTTATGAACAGGGCCGGGTCTTTGTTTCTGATGGCGATACCACACAACGGCCAGCAGAAATTGAACACTTAGCCGGTGTGATTGCTGGTAATTGGTTGCCAAAGACATGGGCAACGCCCGCTAAGAAGGCTGATTTCTTCGTTTTGAAGGGGGTTGTTGAACAACTATTAGCCAATTATGCTCTCGCACAATCCGTGCGTTTTGAAGCAAACGGGGCGCGTGAAGATATGCATCCGGGTCGGACTGCTGATATTTATGTTGGTGAAACCTTGATTGGTTTTATTGGTCAAATTCACCCATTGACGGCTAAAGAATATGGCATTGGCGAAACATATGGTTTTGAATTGAATTTAGCGGCCATCTTAATTTTGCCTAAAAACAAAACAAATTATGAAGCAATTTCTAAATTCCCAGCTATTGCGCGTGATTTAGCTATCTTGGTGACCGCAGATACCACTGCGGCGGCTGTCCGTGAGACCATTATCACGGCCGGGGGGCAACACTTGCATGATGTCACGTTATTTGATGTTTATAGTGGCACAAACGTGGCGGCAGGCATGAAGTCCTTGGCCTATGCGTTAACATTTGTTGATCCAGAAAAGACGTTAGTTGATGACGAAATCAATGCCGCAGTGGCCAAAATTGAACAAAAATTAGCTGAAAATCATCATGCTGAAATTCGCTAA
- the pheS gene encoding phenylalanine--tRNA ligase subunit alpha, whose protein sequence is MSLADELQQLRDQAVAEITAAEDLKKLNDVRVSWLGKKGPLTEVLRGMKDLTPEERPVVGSLANDVRDTLTKTIAMRQEKLEAAMLEAQLATESLDVTLPGAAVKQGQPHVLQQIIESLEDQFLGMGYKIAEGPEIEEDKYNFEMMNLPKDHPARDMQDTFYITPEILMRTQTSPVQAREMEQHDFSQGPLKMISPGRVYRRDTDDATHSHQFHQVEGLVIDKHITMGDLKGTLLAVARQLFGEDHDIRLRPSYFPFTEPSVEVDISWGPVTEKTKPEDIQWIEVLGAGMVHPNVLRMAGVDPEIYGGFAFGMGPDRFAMLKYGVEDIRNFYLNDVRFLKQFNQKG, encoded by the coding sequence ATGAGTTTAGCTGATGAATTACAACAGTTACGTGATCAGGCCGTGGCCGAAATCACCGCAGCTGAAGATTTAAAGAAATTAAATGATGTCCGGGTTAGTTGGTTGGGGAAAAAAGGTCCGCTCACGGAAGTGCTCCGTGGCATGAAAGATTTAACACCGGAAGAACGCCCGGTTGTTGGGTCATTGGCCAACGATGTGCGTGATACTTTGACGAAGACCATTGCAATGCGGCAAGAGAAGTTAGAAGCTGCCATGTTGGAAGCCCAATTAGCCACTGAATCTTTGGACGTTACTTTACCTGGTGCCGCGGTGAAACAAGGCCAACCACATGTTTTGCAACAAATTATTGAATCACTGGAAGATCAATTTTTGGGAATGGGTTATAAGATTGCGGAAGGTCCTGAAATTGAAGAAGATAAGTATAATTTCGAAATGATGAACCTACCAAAGGATCATCCGGCCCGTGATATGCAAGACACGTTCTATATCACACCAGAAATTTTGATGCGTACGCAAACCTCACCAGTGCAAGCACGGGAAATGGAACAACATGACTTTAGCCAAGGCCCATTAAAGATGATCTCGCCAGGTCGTGTTTACCGTCGTGATACAGATGATGCGACGCACTCACATCAATTCCATCAAGTTGAAGGTTTGGTGATTGATAAGCATATTACCATGGGTGATTTAAAAGGGACTTTGTTGGCTGTGGCGCGGCAACTATTTGGTGAAGACCATGACATTCGGTTACGGCCATCATACTTCCCATTCACGGAACCATCTGTTGAAGTAGATATTTCATGGGGACCAGTCACCGAAAAGACCAAACCAGAAGATATTCAATGGATTGAGGTCTTAGGGGCAGGTATGGTTCATCCAAATGTTTTGCGGATGGCTGGTGTTGACCCTGAGATATATGGTGGTTTTGCCTTTGGAATGGGTCCAGACCGATTTGCCATGTTGAAGTACGGGGTGGAAGACATTCGTAATTTCTACTTAAATGACGTACGTTTCTTGAAGCAATTTAATCAGAAGGGGTAG
- the gltX gene encoding glutamate--tRNA ligase: MAEENTEKKIRVRYAPSPTGHLHIGNARTALFNWLFARHFGGQFIIRIEDTDQARNIADGEFSQLDNLAWLGLDWDESPANPGQYGPYRQSERLHIYQPLVQELLERGLAYKSYKTSAELEAEREAQIAAKIAPHYVYEYAGLSDEEIAAKQADFEAQGLPYVVRFRVPEENVYGWEDIVKGHVEIGASQVGGDWVIQKADGMPTYNFAVVVDDHMMEISHVLRGDDHVSNTPKQLMIYEAFGWEAPIFGHMSLIINTETGKKLSKRDETVLQFIEQYRELGYLPEAMLNFITLLGWSPKGEDEIFNKKQFVKMFDPERLSKSPAKFDNKKLEWVNNQWIKKIDENVLFDKLLNEVVKAGFVKPEELDAGKLAWWHQVFKMHQDGIAYTSQITPLVKPIFVDLTAKADLGEDALAWIDKDYVKPLLTAWVAKLEALTIFDATSIVQTIRELQNEMGVKGRDLWMPLRIAASRVNEGPNLGEVMELLGREASINNIKEFI, encoded by the coding sequence ATGGCTGAGGAAAACACAGAAAAGAAAATTCGCGTGCGTTATGCACCATCACCAACCGGACATCTACACATTGGAAATGCACGAACAGCTTTATTCAACTGGTTGTTTGCTCGTCATTTTGGCGGCCAATTCATTATCCGTATTGAAGATACTGACCAAGCGCGTAATATTGCCGATGGTGAGTTCTCACAACTAGATAATTTGGCATGGTTAGGACTAGATTGGGATGAATCACCAGCTAATCCTGGGCAATATGGACCATATCGCCAATCAGAACGATTGCATATCTACCAACCATTAGTGCAAGAGCTTTTGGAGCGTGGTTTGGCTTATAAATCTTACAAGACGTCAGCAGAGTTAGAGGCAGAACGTGAGGCCCAAATCGCTGCCAAGATCGCGCCACACTATGTTTATGAGTATGCCGGTTTATCAGACGAAGAGATTGCGGCCAAGCAAGCTGACTTTGAAGCACAGGGCCTGCCATATGTTGTCCGCTTCCGAGTACCAGAAGAAAACGTCTATGGTTGGGAAGATATTGTTAAGGGGCACGTCGAGATTGGTGCCAGCCAAGTCGGGGGCGACTGGGTTATTCAAAAGGCTGACGGGATGCCCACGTACAACTTCGCTGTAGTCGTTGATGATCATATGATGGAAATCTCACACGTCTTACGTGGAGATGATCACGTGTCTAACACCCCCAAGCAATTGATGATTTATGAAGCCTTTGGTTGGGAAGCACCAATTTTTGGTCACATGTCATTGATCATTAACACTGAAACTGGGAAGAAGTTATCTAAACGTGATGAGACGGTGTTGCAATTCATCGAACAATATCGTGAATTAGGTTATTTGCCAGAAGCGATGTTAAACTTCATCACCCTGTTAGGATGGTCACCAAAGGGTGAGGATGAAATCTTCAACAAAAAGCAATTTGTGAAGATGTTTGATCCTGAACGTTTATCAAAATCACCTGCTAAGTTTGATAATAAGAAGTTGGAATGGGTTAATAACCAATGGATCAAGAAGATTGATGAAAACGTCTTGTTTGATAAGTTACTTAATGAGGTCGTGAAGGCTGGCTTTGTGAAGCCTGAAGAATTAGACGCTGGTAAGTTAGCTTGGTGGCACCAAGTCTTTAAAATGCATCAAGATGGGATTGCCTACACTTCACAAATTACGCCACTGGTTAAGCCTATCTTCGTTGACTTGACAGCTAAAGCTGATTTAGGTGAAGATGCCTTGGCGTGGATTGATAAAGATTATGTGAAGCCTTTGTTGACGGCATGGGTTGCTAAATTAGAAGCGCTAACCATTTTTGATGCGACTTCAATTGTCCAAACCATTCGTGAGTTGCAAAATGAGATGGGTGTGAAGGGGCGTGATTTGTGGATGCCATTGCGCATCGCCGCCAGCCGGGTCAATGAAGGACCTAACTTAGGTGAAGTGATGGAGTTATTAGGCCGTGAAGCTTCAATTAACAATATCAAGGAATTTATCTAA
- a CDS encoding PIN/TRAM domain-containing protein — protein MRKRIIQVAFAVAGGALAVTLLPLIWNLLGYTDQIWVNNPFTDMIIGAFIFYLLSIRGWRLVDQAVRAIEAYLAKQAPLVLLVGSLSTIISLLLAVLITTPLQRIDNNIFFSAVVPGLIMLLFGYLGFRLGTTRIDDIRKLFTLEAFRTRVKPRRSENNSDVLTDAETNYHHYKILDTNILIDGRILQLVKTGWVEGTLLVPNFVLYELQYIADAGEPLKRVRGRRGLDVLNELREVDAIPLEMWEGDYENIKEVDEKLIRLAKDINGILVTNDYNLNKVTSFQNVEVLNINELAGVLRARVAVGDHLHVQLVKTGTERAQAVGYLDDGTMVVVEEGRHHMQEVVEVEVTSSLQTDAGRMIFGNYVTTQN, from the coding sequence ATGCGCAAAAGAATTATTCAAGTCGCCTTTGCGGTCGCGGGTGGCGCATTGGCTGTCACATTGTTACCATTGATTTGGAACTTACTAGGATACACAGATCAAATCTGGGTCAATAATCCGTTTACGGATATGATCATTGGTGCATTTATTTTTTATCTCTTAAGTATTCGTGGGTGGCGCTTAGTTGATCAGGCGGTCCGCGCAATTGAGGCCTATCTTGCAAAGCAGGCGCCGCTGGTTTTACTAGTTGGTAGCTTGAGTACAATTATTTCCCTGTTGTTAGCGGTATTAATCACGACGCCGTTACAGCGGATTGATAACAATATTTTCTTTAGTGCCGTCGTGCCTGGATTGATTATGCTGTTATTTGGCTACTTAGGATTTCGGCTCGGCACAACGCGGATAGACGATATTCGTAAGTTGTTCACATTAGAAGCTTTCCGTACGCGGGTTAAGCCACGGCGTTCCGAAAATAACAGTGATGTCTTGACGGATGCGGAGACTAATTACCATCACTATAAAATTTTGGACACAAATATTTTGATTGACGGTCGCATTCTCCAATTGGTCAAGACAGGTTGGGTTGAAGGCACGTTACTAGTCCCTAATTTTGTCTTGTATGAATTACAGTATATTGCGGATGCTGGTGAACCTTTGAAACGCGTCCGTGGTCGTCGTGGCCTTGATGTCTTAAATGAATTGCGTGAAGTTGATGCAATACCGCTTGAGATGTGGGAAGGCGACTATGAGAATATCAAAGAAGTTGACGAGAAGTTAATTCGTTTGGCCAAAGATATTAATGGGATCTTGGTCACCAATGATTATAATTTGAACAAAGTGACAAGTTTCCAAAATGTTGAGGTCCTCAACATCAATGAATTGGCTGGTGTCCTAAGGGCACGGGTCGCCGTGGGTGACCACTTGCATGTGCAGCTAGTCAAAACCGGCACGGAACGTGCGCAGGCGGTTGGCTATCTGGATGATGGGACGATGGTTGTCGTTGAAGAAGGACGTCATCACATGCAAGAAGTCGTGGAAGTGGAAGTTACTTCAAGCTTGCAGACAGATGCGGGACGGATGATTTTTGGAAATTATGTCACGACACAGAATTAA
- the radA gene encoding DNA repair protein RadA, with the protein MAKTRTQFICSNCGYVSQRYMGRCSNCGAWGTLVEEVIRPEGSDRKSRVNLAGQVAKVEHLGDVSIEDTPRVATQYEEFNRVLGGGVVPGSMVLIGGDPGIGKSTLLLQVSGHLATVGTVLYVTGEESASQVKLRAERLGVHDDANFYLYPETDMGQIRKAIDELNPDYVIIDSIQTMQQPDIQSAVGSVAQIRETTAELLQIAKSNGITIFIVGHVTKEGTIAGPKILEHMVDTVLYFEGDNQRSFRLLRAVKNRFGSTNELGIFEMVQDGLTEVTNPSEMFLEERLADASGSAVVVAMEGTRPILVEIQALVTPTVFGNAQRTSAGIDRNRVTLLMAVLEKRASLLLQNQDAYVRAAGGVKLDEPAIDLAVAIAIASSYKDSGTKQTDAFVGEIGLTGEIRRVPRVLDRIAEAKKLGFKRIFVPKNSIGHDKQVSGIQIIPVATLVEAVKLALD; encoded by the coding sequence ATGGCGAAAACACGCACACAATTTATTTGTTCAAACTGTGGCTATGTGTCACAACGGTATATGGGACGTTGCTCGAATTGTGGTGCCTGGGGAACGTTGGTTGAAGAAGTCATTCGCCCTGAGGGATCAGATCGCAAGTCACGGGTCAATTTAGCGGGTCAAGTTGCTAAAGTTGAGCATCTGGGAGATGTCTCAATTGAGGATACCCCACGTGTTGCAACACAGTACGAAGAGTTTAACCGCGTGCTAGGCGGTGGTGTCGTCCCAGGTTCTATGGTGCTCATTGGTGGCGATCCAGGCATTGGTAAATCAACATTGCTTTTGCAAGTGTCAGGACATTTGGCGACGGTTGGTACTGTTTTATATGTGACCGGTGAGGAAAGTGCCTCACAAGTGAAGTTGCGGGCAGAACGTTTAGGTGTCCATGATGACGCAAACTTTTATCTCTATCCTGAGACAGATATGGGTCAAATTCGTAAAGCAATTGATGAATTAAATCCTGATTATGTGATTATCGATTCCATTCAAACGATGCAACAACCAGATATACAATCAGCGGTGGGTTCAGTTGCACAAATTCGGGAAACCACGGCCGAGCTATTGCAAATTGCCAAGAGTAACGGGATTACCATCTTTATCGTCGGCCACGTGACAAAGGAAGGCACCATTGCAGGTCCCAAGATTTTGGAACACATGGTGGATACCGTATTATATTTTGAAGGTGATAATCAACGCAGTTTCCGTCTATTGCGGGCGGTTAAAAATCGTTTTGGATCAACCAATGAATTGGGAATCTTTGAGATGGTGCAAGATGGGTTGACTGAAGTTACGAACCCCTCTGAAATGTTTCTAGAAGAACGTTTGGCAGATGCCTCAGGGTCTGCGGTTGTGGTCGCAATGGAAGGCACCCGACCAATCTTGGTCGAAATTCAGGCCTTAGTGACGCCAACCGTTTTCGGGAATGCGCAACGGACATCAGCCGGGATTGACCGTAACCGTGTGACACTGTTAATGGCCGTTTTAGAAAAGCGTGCTAGTCTATTGTTACAGAATCAAGATGCCTATGTTCGGGCCGCTGGCGGTGTGAAATTAGATGAACCAGCCATTGATTTAGCGGTGGCGATTGCGATTGCCTCAAGCTATAAAGATAGCGGTACCAAGCAGACGGATGCCTTTGTCGGTGAAATTGGGTTGACTGGTGAAATTCGCCGCGTGCCACGCGTACTAGATCGGATTGCTGAAGCCAAAAAATTAGGCTTTAAACGCATTTTTGTACCTAAAAATAGTATCGGTCATGACAAGCAGGTTAGTGGGATTCAGATCATACCAGTGGCAACATTGGTTGAAGCGGTTAAACTAGCACTAGATTAA
- a CDS encoding dUTP diphosphatase produces the protein MARGFAIVKRYEGAGLNLPKRSTQAAAGYDFEVAEDFVVPAMWKLNAVKRLANLLSTDVPADIDAADAAFKPVLVPTGIKAYMEPNEFLMLANRSSNPLKRRLVLPNGVGVIDADYVDNPTNEGEIFIQLVNYGFRDVHLKKGERIAQGIFMPFQITDSDGADAKSTREAGFGSTGVK, from the coding sequence ATGGCACGTGGATTTGCAATTGTAAAACGGTATGAAGGTGCAGGGCTCAACTTGCCAAAGCGTTCAACGCAAGCAGCTGCTGGTTATGATTTTGAAGTAGCTGAAGATTTTGTCGTGCCCGCGATGTGGAAGTTGAACGCTGTTAAACGATTAGCAAATTTATTGTCCACGGATGTGCCAGCGGATATTGACGCAGCGGATGCAGCATTCAAACCTGTTTTAGTGCCAACTGGTATCAAGGCTTACATGGAACCTAATGAGTTTTTGATGTTAGCCAATCGGTCATCCAATCCGCTTAAACGTCGATTGGTCTTGCCAAATGGTGTCGGCGTGATTGATGCCGACTATGTCGATAATCCTACCAATGAAGGCGAAATATTTATTCAATTAGTTAACTACGGTTTTCGCGATGTGCACTTGAAGAAAGGTGAACGCATTGCGCAAGGTATTTTTATGCCTTTTCAAATAACTGATTCTGATGGTGCGGATGCCAAAAGTACCCGTGAAGCCGGTTTTGGTAGCACGGGGGTCAAGTAA
- a CDS encoding GNAT family N-acetyltransferase: protein MEFNYEPGRIYHENATGTVDAEILFPAIEDGRVWSINSTIVAPELRGQGVAGQLLQAVVDLAIEQDVKLRPICSYARQKFFRTPEYQTLEWHEA, encoded by the coding sequence ATGGAATTTAATTATGAACCTGGCCGGATTTATCACGAAAACGCGACCGGCACTGTGGATGCTGAAATTTTATTTCCAGCCATTGAAGATGGCCGCGTATGGTCGATTAATTCAACCATTGTGGCTCCTGAATTACGGGGACAAGGTGTTGCTGGGCAACTATTGCAAGCGGTCGTTGATTTAGCCATTGAACAAGATGTCAAGTTACGGCCGATTTGCAGTTATGCCCGACAGAAGTTTTTTAGAACGCCTGAGTATCAGACGTTAGAGTGGCATGAGGCTTAA
- a CDS encoding NlpC/P60 family protein, with the protein MEFEVSNGHLFHKDKEGIVDAEIFFVEPRGEEVFKLLSVKLAPELQNRRIEQQMFAALMAYLRKDFWTLVNKLQHVPFVAGGREPEQGFDTGTLIQYVYNRSYGVNFPLITKEQEGATIPIEASQARPGDLLFWGSHGNAYGAGIYLGGGKYLVADPQDNEVLVKPLQSQWLPDFAGTLRNT; encoded by the coding sequence ATGGAATTTGAGGTATCGAATGGACATTTGTTCCATAAAGATAAAGAGGGTATCGTGGATGCCGAAATATTTTTCGTTGAACCACGTGGTGAAGAGGTTTTTAAACTATTGTCCGTGAAGTTGGCGCCAGAATTGCAGAATCGACGTATTGAACAACAAATGTTTGCGGCCTTGATGGCGTATTTACGCAAAGATTTTTGGACACTAGTTAACAAGCTGCAACACGTGCCATTTGTGGCTGGTGGCCGTGAACCAGAGCAAGGATTCGATACAGGCACCTTGATTCAATATGTCTATAATCGTTCATATGGGGTGAATTTCCCCCTGATTACTAAAGAACAAGAAGGTGCAACCATTCCGATTGAAGCTTCCCAGGCACGCCCGGGTGACCTGCTTTTCTGGGGTTCACACGGTAATGCCTATGGTGCAGGTATCTATTTGGGTGGTGGTAAATATTTGGTGGCTGATCCGCAAGATAACGAGGTACTGGTTAAGCCACTACAATCACAATGGTTACCAGACTTTGCGGGAACATTGCGTAATACCTAA